One Ricinus communis isolate WT05 ecotype wild-type chromosome 1, ASM1957865v1, whole genome shotgun sequence DNA window includes the following coding sequences:
- the LOC8278078 gene encoding kelch repeat and BTB domain-containing protein 13: MWHLSRKPNTPSRTTTQPNNNNLQPFSPRNSIFPISDTGVFKNICIIRLVNKDDDDQHVHCNNNSCNLWDFFAYLSSPTQFHSVAIPRCPSFRIEVIAILSDNFLCTKFTLGPNPFSSLCTYTCSDNELSDVPKMHCEDRNLVAAAAAFLDGFLYLAGGYKGNPPDVEPSVYLNMSERLNLKTWEWQTLPDMQNQRAFATGAAHRNKFYVVGGSTIATLKHSAEIYDPKTNSWKFVNSFVPKEADGYAVASFNGQLLILTWSDRLGMKLWLWIEMASPNSFGNRPRLISCFPCKQIEMMTLRQNGANMVRVGRELWIVVGKNDRIFQVDGRCAWPVFPAPFFRPSDEHKVQHKEEIYALSFSRGLRVTWRKIPVYYI, encoded by the exons ATGTGGCATCTTAGCAGGAAACCCAACACACCATCTCGCACTACTACTCAACCAAACAACAATAATCTTCAACCCTTTTCCCCAAGAAATTCTATCTTTCCAATCTCTGATACTGGCGTTTTCAAAAATATCTGCATTATAAGACTCGTAAACAAGGATGATGATGATCAACATGTCCATTGTAATAACAATTCATGCAACTTATGGGATTTTTTTGCTTACTTGTCCTCTCCAACGCAGTTTCATTCTGTGGCTATTCCTCGCTGTCCATCTTTCAGAATTGAAGTGATCGCAATCTTGTCTGATAACTTTTTATGCACTAAATTCACATTAGGTCCAaaccctttttcttctttgtgtACTTATACTTGCAGTGACAATGAATTATCGGATGTGCCTAAAATGCATTGTGAAGATCGTAATcttgttgctgctgctgctgcctTTCTTGATGGATTCCTCTATCTTGCTGGTGGTTATAAGGGCAACCCTCCTG ATGTTGAACCCTCAGTTTATTTGAATATGTCGGAGCGATTGAACCTGAAGACATGGGAATGGCAAACATTACCAGACATGCAAAACCAACGAGCATTTGCAACAGGAGCTGCTCATAGAAACAAGTTCTACGTCGTGGGTGGCAGCACCATTGCAACTCTTAAACACTCGGCTGAAATCTATGATCCCAAAACAAATTCATGGAAGTTTGTAAACTCATTTGTGCCAAAAGAAGCAGATGGATATGCTGTTGCATCATTCAATGGTCAGTTACTAATACTCACTTGGTCTGATAGGCTAGGAATGAAACTGTGGCTATGGATAGAAATGGCTAGTCCAAATTCATTTGGTAATAGGCCGAGATTGATCAGTTGCTTTCCTTGTAAGCAAATTGAGATGATGACACTAAGGCAAAATGGTGCAAATATGGTGAGAGTTGGAAGGGAATTATGGATTGTAGTAGGAAAAAATGACAGAATTTTCCAAGTTGATGGCAGGTGTGCTTGGCCAGTTTTTCCTGCACCATTCTTCAGGCCAAGTGATGAACACAAAGTCCAGCATAAGGAAGAGATTTATGCATTGTCTTTCAGCAGGGGATTAAGAGTAACATGGAGAAAAATTCcagtttattatatttga
- the LOC8278079 gene encoding outer envelope pore protein 16, chloroplastic, which produces MPISRFAGSLSTPKVDVVIDMGHPFLNLTVDGFLKIGTVGATRVLAEDAYYAVKRGSLSGRSFEHTLKKMCKEGAYWGTVAGLYVGMEYGMERIRGSRDWKNAMLGGALTGALISAASNKSKDKIVPDAITGGAIATAATFLNYLT; this is translated from the exons ATGCCAATAAGCAGGTTTGCAGGTTCATTATCAACACCAAAAGTTGATGTAGTTATAGACATGGGCCATCCTTTTCTCAATCTCACTGTCGATGGTTTCTTGAAGATTGGCACT GTTGGAGCTACTAGAGTACTTGCTGAGGATGCATACTATGCAGTCAAACGAG GGAGTTTATCTGGTCGCAGTTTTGAGCATACA CTGAAAAAGATGTGCAAAGAAGGTGCTTATTGGG GAACTGTTGCCGGATTATATGTGGGAATGGAATATGGAATGGAGAGGATTCGTGGCAGCCGAGACTGG AAGAATGCCATGCTTGGAGGTGCATTGACTGGAGCTCTGATATCAGCTGCAAGTAACAAGAGCAAAGACAAGATTGTGCCGGATGCAATCACAGGAGGTGCCATTGCAACTGCTGCAACATTTCTCAATTATCTCACCTGA
- the LOC125370040 gene encoding uncharacterized protein LOC125370040: MADVSENEIKVVVFSQHPNKSPGIDGMNPAFFQHYWDIVKNEVVAERIKALFVHKRLITDNIMLSFEVMHYISRRRQGKEGYATQMIMLRLGCANKAIQMIMACVTSVRYFIMHGNEKLGPIYPSRGLRQGDPLSPYCFILCVNWLSNMLNAKAAQGMINGVQVCRRAPVVTHLFFANDSLLFFKANIDELGHIKAVLDHYKHLSSQMVNFAKSAVFFSPNVKAECKSLLLANLDVAEMGIEGDIETMLNSFWWGSKRMDGQKGISWSTWDSLSRPKEYGGMGFRKIQTNLPYELRLQPVCSLLKPGTCDWDQEILNDLFSERDKNLINSIILIPTAGTDQLFWFRDAKGKFSVKDVYCIQQPNFSVLHPSDVAIRRRLWKLNIAAKCKVFMWRALTNRLPVRTNLVMRKVTEDSSCPCFFGRFNDSIVASIVVIYWSLWTNRNDVVWNRKKLSWRAVASRASSFLFQWGKARKLTDYFAGGDCLWQKPATGKYKLNVDASSSVERGKSGAGFVLRDDAGAWITGVLITRPYIVNPDVAEAWALKEALSRIHAKGMEEVQIETDCLRNIELLEEELHLNSYLLCLLKDCQDLIRVLNRCNLIFVYRSANTVAHMITKAACSVPVRLESSTAFEFVTEALLNDLMN, encoded by the exons ATGGCGGATGTATctgaaaatgaaattaaagttGTTGTGTTCTCACAACACCCAAATAAATCGCCTGGCATAGATGGAATGAATCCTGCTTTTTTCCAGCACTATTGGGATATTGTAAAAAATGAGGTGGTCGCTGAG AGAATCAAAGCACTTTTTGTTCATAAGAGACTCATTACTGATAACATAATGTTGTCCTTTGAAGTGATGCATTATATTAGTAGAAGACGACAGGGGAAGGAAGGGTATGCTACTCAGATGATTATGTTGAGACTGGGTTGTGCTAACAAAGCTATTCAGATGATTATGGCCTGTGTGACTAGTGTGAGGTATTTTATCATGCATGGAAATGAAAAGTTAGGTCCTATTTACCCCTCTAGGGGCTTAAGGCAAGGAGACCCACTTTCGCCTTATTGTTTCATTCTATGTGTGAATTGGTTGAGTAATATGCTTAATGCAAAAGCGGCTCAAGGGATGATTAATGGTGTTCAGGTTTGTAGAAGGGCTCCGGTCGTAACTCATCTTTTCTTTGCAAATGACAGTCTCCTCTTCTTCAAGGCAAATATTGATGAGCTTGGCCATATAAAAGCAGTACTCGATCATTATAAACATTTGTCTAGTCAAATGGTGAACTTTGCAAAGTCGGCTGTATTTTTTAGTCCAAACGTCAAAGCTGAATGTAAAAGCTTACTATTGGCTAACTTGGATGTTGCTGAAATGGGAATTGAAGG GGACATTGAAACAATGCTGAACTCATTCTGGTGGGGCTCGAAAAGAATGGATGGGCAAAAAGGCATTTCTTGGTCTACGTGGGACAGTTTAAGCAGACCAAAAGAATATGGTGGCATGGGATTTCGAAAAATCC AAACAAACCTGCCATATGAGTTAAGGCTGCAACCTGTCTGTAGTCTTCTTAAGCCAGGAACATGTGATTGGGATCAAGAGATTTTGAATGATTTATTCTctgaaagagataaaaacCTTATTAACAGTATTATTCTTATTCCTACAGCTGGTACAGATCAGTTGTTCTGGTTCAGAGATGCAAAAGGTAAATTTTCTGTTAAGGATGTGTATTGCATCCAACAACCCAATTTCTCTGTGTTGCACCCTTCTGATGTTGCTATTCGGAGAAGATTATGGAAGTTGAATATTGCGGCTAAATGTAAAGTGTTTATGTGGAGAGCTTTAACAAATCGGTTGCCAGTCCGAACGAATTTGGTGATGAGAAAAGTAACTGAGGATAGTAGCTGCCCTTGCT TTTTTGGGCGTTTCAATGATAGTATAGTGGCATCCATTGTGGTAATTTATTGGAGTTTATGGACTAATAGGAATGATGTCGTGTGGAACAGAAAGAAACTGAGTTGGAGAGCAGTAGCATCTAGAGctagttcttttcttttccaatgGGGGAAGGCAAGGAAGTTGACGGACTATTTTGCAGGTGGAGACTGTTTATGGCAGAAGCCAGCAACAGGGAAATACAAGCTAAATGTTGACGCCAGCTCTAGTGTTGAAAGAGGAAAATCAGGAGCAGGCTTTGTTCTAAGGGACGACGCGGGAGCTTGGATAACAGGTGTCTTAATTACTAGACCATATATTGTCAATCCAGATGTAGCAGAAGCATGGGCACTAAAAGAGGCTCTGTCCCGGATTCATGCGAAAGGGATGGAAGAAGTCCAAATTGAAACTGATTGCCTACGAAACATTGAGCTGCTAGAGGAAGAGTTGCATCTGAATTCATATTTGCTTTGTTTGCTGAAGGATTGTCAGGATTTGATTAGAGTTTTAAATAGATGtaatcttatttttgtttatcgATCAGCGAATACGGTTGCCCATATGATTACAAAGGCAGCGTGTTCTGTGCCTGTTCGATTAGAAAGCTCTACAGCATTTGAGTTTGTAACGGAAGCACTTTTGaatgatttaatgaattaa
- the LOC8278080 gene encoding pentatricopeptide repeat-containing protein At1g07590, mitochondrial, translating to MHAAVLSGQRRFSQAIHRTLSIAYQNHYNFNFLCTQTTDVKILEPEEQEENPKSLSLRIEKLPRGEPIGLAFQSWMREGFPIHRGDVFHAINRLRKLKLNKRALEVMEWVIRERPYRPKELDYSYLLEFTTKLHGISHGEKLFTRIPTEFQNELLYNNLVIACLEKGVIRLSLEYMKKMRELGHPISHLIFNRLIILHSSPGRRKMIPKILTQMKADKVVRHVSTYNILMKIEANEHNVEGLIKVFGEMKRLEVEPNEVSFCILAIAHAVARLYTVAEAYVEAVEKSYTGDNWSTLDVLIILYGYLRKGKKLDRIWGTVKELPHVRSKSYILAIEAFGRIGQLGRAEELWLEMKSLKGLKSTEQFNSMLSIYCKCGLVKKATDIFREMDRNGCKPNAITFRHLALGCLKAELVEEALKTLEMGMDFTTSNKIKNSIPWLETTFSIVEIFAEKGDVANAEKFFEELHKAKYARYTFVYNTLIKAYVKAKVYVPYLLRRMILGGARPDAETYSLIKLIEQFNT from the exons ATGCATGCGGCAGTGCTTTCGGGCCAACGCAGGTTCTCTCAAGCAATTCATCGAACACTTTCAATCGCCTATCAAAATCATtacaatttcaattttctctGCACCCAAACAACCGATGTGAAAATACTAGAACcagaagaacaagaagaaaatcCCAAGTCATTATCTTTGAGAATTGAGAAGCTTCCAAGAGGAGAACCGATTGGATTAGCATTTCAGAGCTGGATGCGTGAAGGTTTCCCCATTCACCGCGGCGATGTTTTCCATGCTATTAACCGTTTGagaaagctaaaattaaacaaaCGAGCGCTCGAG GTGATGGAATGGGTGATAAGGGAGAGACCTTATAGGCCAAAGGAACTTGACTACTCTTATCTATTGGAGTTCACAACCAAACTTCATGGAATATCACATGGGGAAAAGCTTTTCACTCGTATTCCTACTGAGTTCCAGAATGAGTTGTTATATAACAATCTTGTAATTGCATGCTTGGAGAAAGGTGTCATAAGGCTTTCACTTGAATACATGAAGAAAATGAGAGAATTGGGTCACCCAATATCGCATTTGATATTTAATCGCCTTATAATCCTCCATTCCTCCCCTGGCCGCAGGAAAATGATTCCAAAAATTCTGACTCAAATGAAGGCTGATAAGGTGGTTCGTCATGTCTCTACATACAACATTCTGATGAAAATTGAAGCTAATGAACATAACGTTGAAGGATTGATAAAGGTATTTGGTGAAATGAAGAGATTAGAAGTTGAGCCAAATGAGGTTTCATTTTGCATATTAGCTATTGCACATGCGGTTGCAAGATTATATACTGTGGCTGAGGCATATGTAGAAGCTGTTGAGAAGTCTTATACTGGAGATAACTGGTCAACACTAgatgttttaattatattgtatgGGTATTTGAGGAAGGGAAAAAAATTGGATAGAATTTGGGGCACTGTGAAAGAACTCCCCCATGTTAGGTCAAAAAGCTACATTCTCGCAATTGAAGCATTTGGTAGAATTGGGCAGCTTGGTCGAGCTGAAGAGCTTTGGTTAGAGATGAAGTCATTAAAAGGGTTAAAATCAACAGAGCAGTTCAACTCCATGCTATCTATATATTGCAAATGTGGACTTGTCAAAAAGGCAACTGACATTTTCAGGGAAATGGATAGAAATGGCTGCAAACCGAATGCTATTACTTTTCGACATCTTGCTTTGGGTTGTTTGAAGGCTGAATTAGTGGAAGAAGCTTTGAAGACTCTGGAAATGGGGATGGACTTCACAACAagcaacaaaataaagaattcaatCCCGTGGTTGGAGACTACTTTTTCCATTGTTGAAATTTTTGCAGAGAAGGGTGATGTAGCTAATGCTGAGAAATTTTTTGAAGAACTCCATAAAGCAAAGTATGCAAGGTATACCTTTGTGTATAATACTTTGATAAAAGCCTATGTGAAGGCCAAAGTTTATGTTCCTTATCTTTTGAGGAGGATGATTTTAGGGGGTGCTAGGCCAGATGCTGAGACCTATAGCTTGATTAAACTTATTGAGCAGTTTAACACTTGA